In Zea mays cultivar B73 chromosome 7, Zm-B73-REFERENCE-NAM-5.0, whole genome shotgun sequence, the following proteins share a genomic window:
- the LOC100192813 gene encoding ubiquitin-conjugating enzyme E2 5A isoform X1, translating to MASKRIQKELMDLQKDPPTSCSAGPAGEDLFHWQATIMGPSDSPYAGGVFFINIHFPPDYPFKPPKVNFQTKVYHPNINSNGSICLDILKEQWSPALTISKVLLSISSLLTDPNPDDPLVPEIAHMYKNQRQRYEETARAWTQKYAMG from the exons ATGGCAAGCAAAAGGATTCAGAAGGAACTCATGGATCTCCAAAAGGACCCACCGACATCATGCAGTGCAGGGCCTGCTGGAGAGGATCTATTCCACTGGCAGGCCACAATCATGGGTCCTAGTGACAGCCCCTATGCAGGCGGGGTTTTCTTTATTAATATCCATTTTCCTCCTGACTACCCCTTTAAGCCTCCAAAAGTGAACTTCCAAACAAAA GTTTATCACCCAAACATCAACTCTAATGGGAGCATTTGCCTTGATATCCTCAAGGAGCAATGGAGCCCTGCACTGACCATATCAAAGGTCCTCCTCTCCATCAGCTCGCTCCTCACCGACCCCAACCCGGACGACCCCCTTGTCCCTGAGATCGCCCACATGTACAAAAACCAGAGGCAGCGCTACGAGGAAACTGCACGGGCCTGGACCCAGAAGTACGCAATGGGCTGA